The DNA segment TGCCCAGGGCCACGGACAGTTCATGCGCCTCCTCCAGTCCCATGCGGCGGATGCCCTGCTCGTAGTTGCTGATACGCGACTTGGACAATGAGTTGGTGCGAGCCGACAGGTCGGCGAGACTGAGCTTTTGCTCATGCCGGGCCGAGCGCAGGCGCTGGCCGATACGTTTCGTCAGGTCCATGGTGATCTTGATGTTATGCAAGACTGTCTCTTTGAGGTGATTCTAGGTCGATGAATGTGAACGATGCCCGCCCACCCGACGAACGGGCAGACACACATCCTTGATGCAGGTACGGATACATCGGACAGCCATCCGGCGCGGGCGGATCTCGGCCCGGCGCGCTCTGGCTCGGATCAAGCCTTCCGGGGCGCTTCAGCCCAGGAGGGCGTCTTCCCATTCGGTGTCGCCGGCGGTCTGCGGCTGAGGTTGCGGCAGCGGCTCGACGATGCGATCGGCGAAGGCGCGATCGAGCGTCTTGATGAAACACTTGGTTTGCGGGGAGAGGAATTTACCACGACGTTGCACGATACCGTAACTGCGTCTTGGAAAATACTGCCCGATCGGAATACGGCCCAGCTTCTCCTCGCCCGTGAGGCAGACGTCGGTGACGATCGAGATGCCGAGACCCAGCTCGACATACTTCTTGATCACCTCCCAGCCGCCGGCCTCCATGGTCACGCGATAGCCCAGGTTGTGCTGCTTGAACACCAGGTCGACCATGCGCCAGGTGCTCAGATGCCGTGGCGGCAGGATCAGGCCATAGGGCGCGATCTCCTCCAGCGTCACCCGCTCCTTGCCGGCGAGCGGATGGTCGAGCGGCGTGATCAGGGTCGGCTGATAGGTCACGAACGGCCGATAGGTGATGTCGTCCGGGATCTCCAGCATCGACCCCACCGCCAGATCCACCTCGTCGGCGCGTAGCATGGCCAGACCGTCGCGCCCGGTGACATTGTGCAGCTTCAGTTCGATGCCCGGATACTGCTCGACGAAGTCCTGAATCGGACCGGGCAGGATGTAGAGGATGGTCGACTCACCGGCGGCGATGTTCAGCACCCCCTGATCCACGCGCCCGGCCTGGGTGGCGAAGGCCTCGTGGAGTTTGTCCATGCCTTCGACCAGAGGTTCGGCCATCTGGAACAGCAGATCACCCTCGGGCGTGAGCTTGATCTTGGGTCCGCGGCGCTCGAAGAGCACGGTCCCGAACTCGCGCTCGAGCGCCTGGATCTGGAGCGACACGGTCGGCTGACTGAGAAAGATCTTCTCGGCGGCGGCACTGACGCTGCCGGTGCGCGCGGCATGACAGAAGGCGCGCAGCTGCTTGAGTCGGTTTTGCTTGTAATGAATCTGGGAGCCTGAGCCCACGGTCATACCCACCTTTGGCACACGGATTACAATTGATGGTATACCACAAGATTCATTGATAAAAGCAATATCAGCATTTACTGCACAAAAAATCCAATCGCTCGATCGTGTTTCGTAACATACATCACACTCAGTGTTCGTCGAGTTGGCTCAGGATGTTGCGCGCGACCTGACGCTGGCCCGCATCGCCTTCTTCCAGCACCTGATAGAGCATCTGACGCGCGGCGAAGTCGTTGCCGAGATCGCGCAACTGATTGGCGCGACGGATCTTGTCTTCGACCGCATCGGTCGGCGTCGCTGAAGTCTCTGCCATCTCGGACGACTTGGATGGGATCGGCGCGGCTTTGGCGGCCTTGGCCTCCTCGGCGTCGATCAGATCCAATTCGGCCTCCATCTCGGCGTCGGTCATGGGGTGCCGGCGATCCGGGTCGTCGAAGCCGGGCGACAGCTCGCGGCCGACAGCGCCTCCACCCGCGCTTGGAGCGACGGGCAGCGGCTTGGGCGCAGCGCCTGCCGGCGGTCCGGCGGGCGGCGTGTCATCCTCGGCGCGTCGGCCCTTGAGCACCAGCTTGGAGAACAGGACGCCCAGCTCGAACAGCATCCACATCGGCACCGCCAGCAGGGTCTGCGAGATCATGTCGGGCGGGGTCAGGAACATGCCGATGACGAAGGCGCCGACGATCACGTAAGGGCGCTTGTTGGCCAGATCCTCGGGTGTCACCAGGCCGATGGCCACCAGCAGGATGGTGGCGATCGGGATCTCGAAGGCCAGACCGAAGGCCAGGAACAGCGTCAGCACGAAATCGAGATAGGCCGAGATGTCGGTCATCATCGCCACACCCTCGGGGGTGGTAGCGGCGAAGAAGGCGAAGATCAGCGGAAAGACCAGGTAATAGGCAAAGAGCATCCCCAGATAGAACAGCAGGATGCTGGAGACCAGGAGCGGGACGGCCAGCCGTTTTTCATGCTGGTACAACCCCGGCGCGATGAAGGCCCAGAGCTGATAGAGCAGATAGGGCATCGACAGGAACACCGCCGCGATCAGCGCCAGCTTGAGCGGGGTCAGGAGCGGCGAGGCCACCTGGGTGGCGATCATGGTGTTGCCCGCGGGCAACTGCGCCACGAGCGGCGCGGCCACGTAGGCATAGAGCTGGTTGGCGAAGGGCAGCAACACCCCCGCCATCACGCCGACAGCGATCAACATGCGGATGATCCGATCGCGCAACTCGACCAGATGCGAGATGAACGGCTGTTCGGCGCCCGGATCGTCGGGCTGCATCGCGAGAGACATGGTTTGGATCCTTGGTTGAACGGGGGATTCGGCGTATTCAGCCGGTTCGGTTGGCCTTTTCCTCGAGTCCCGAGAGTCCGAAGCGCCGGTCCAGTTCGTCGAGCACCTGACGCGGTCCCAGCCCCTGCTGGGCGAGCAGCACCAGGGTATGGAACCAGAGATCGGCGACCTCGTAGACGAGCTTATCGGGCACGCCGTCCTTGGCCGCCATCACGGTCTCGGTGGCCTCCTCGCCGACCTTCTTGAGGATGGCATCGAGGCCCTTGGCATAGAGCTTGGCGACATAGGAGGAGCCCGGGTCGGCGCCCTTGCGCGACTCCAGGACTTCGGCGAGTCGGTCGAGTACGTCGGTCATGTGATCCTGTTCCTCACTTCGAGCCGCTTCCGCTATAGATGGCGTTCGGATCTTTGAGCACGGGCGCGATCTCGACCCAATCGCCGGTCGTGTCCAGCGCGCGGTAGAAGCAATCGTGACGCCCGGTATGGCAGGCGATACCGCCCTTCTGCTCGACTTCCAGCAGCACCACGTCGGCATCGCAGTCCAGGCGGATCGAATGGACCACCTGCTGGTGGCCGGACTCCTCGCCCTTGTGCCACAGCCGCGCGCGCGAACGCGACCAGTAGACCGCATGCCCGGTCTCGCGCGTCAGACGCAGTGCCTCGCGGTTCATCCAGGCCAGCATCAGCACGCTTCCGGTTCCATGCTCCTGAGCGATGGCCGGGATCAGACCGTCCGGACCCCAGGCGATGGCATCGAGCCAGGCGTCGTTCGCCGTCATGCGCTCACTCCCCCCACTCAGGATATCGGCCAGACGCTGCCCCTCGGCGAAGTCGAGCGTCCCCTCGTAGATGGCGCGCCCCGTGATGGCGGCGGTGATGCCGCCGGCCTCGGCCAGGGCGCGGATGTCGTCGATATTGGTGATGCCGCCCGAGGCGATGACCGGGATGCGGACGGCCTCGGCCAGGGCGCGCGTGGCCTCGACGTTGGGACCGGAGAGCATCCCGTCGCGCCCGATGTCGGTATAGACGATGGCCGTCACGCCGTCGTTCTCGAAGCGCCGCGCCAGATCCTCGACCCGATGTTCGGTGATCTCGGCCCAGCCGTTGATGGCGACCTGTCCGTCCCTGGCGTCGAGTCCGACCATGATGTGTCCCGGAAAGGCACGGCAGGCGCGGGCGACGAACTCAGGCTCACGCACGGCCTGGGTGCCGATGATGCAGTAGCGCACGCCGGCCTTAAGATAGGCTTCGATGGTCGCCTCGTCGCGGATGCCGCCGCCGACCTGGAGCGGCAGCTCGGGATAGGCCGCCGCGATGCCGCGAATGGCCGCGCCGTTGACCGGCTCGCCGGCGAAGGCGCCGTTGAGGTCGACCAGATGCAGCCGGCGGGCGCCTTCGTCCAACCAGCGCCCGGCCAGCTCGACCGGGTCGTCGGAGAAGACGGTCTCGTCGTCCATGCGGCCCTGACGCAGCCGCACGCAGCGGCCATCCTTCAAATCGATCGCGGGAATCAGCAGCACCGGATTGCTCTCCGCTGTATGGCTGTGGGATGTCGAATGAACGGTTCGGGAGCGATGTCTTAGAGCGCGCCCTTGGTCGAGGGCGTGATGCCGGCCATGCGCGGGTCCGGTTCGATGGCCATGCGCAACGCGCGACCGAAGGCTTTGAACATGGTCTCGGCCTGATGGTGCGAATTGACGCCGCGCAGGTTGTCGATGTGCAGGGTCATGCCGGCATGGTTGACCAGTCCCTGGAAGAACTCCCGGAACAGATCGACATCGAAGGCGCCGATCCGGGCGCGGGTGAAGGTGACGCCATAGACCAGCCCCGGTCGTCCCGAGAGGTCGATGACCACGCGCGAGAGTGCTTCATCCAAGGGCACATAGGCGTGACCATAGCGGCGGATGCCCTTCTTGTCGCCGAGTGCCTTGGCGAGCGCCTGACCGAACGTGATGCCCAGATCCTCGACCGTGTGATGATCGTCGATGTGCCGGTCGCCGACCGCCTCAATGTCGAGATCGATCAGACCGTGGCGTGCGACCTGATCGAGCATGTGCTCCAGGAAGGGCACGCCGGTTGCGAAGGACGCCCGACCCTGACCGTCCAGGTTGAGACTGACACGGATCCGGGTTTCGAGCGTGTGGCGCTCGACTTCGGCACGACGGGGTGTATCCAGTGACATGGGCTTGGCAATGCTCGCTACGCTACGCGGCGCGCCGGGGCGCTCCAAAAGACGGCATTAAACCACAGCTTTACACTGGATCATACGCGCCCGAACGCGAATATGACGGCGCGGCGCCGAATCAAGCCCGCATCACACGAATCCGCCGCCCCGGCGGGCTGGTCGTCTCGGCGTTGTGCGTGCGTTCGCGGATCGGCGGCTGTCCGGTGCGACGGTCGAAGATGACCCGCCAGCCTCGGTCCAGTGTCAAGTTCCCGGAGATTGCAGACCGCTTGATAGCGTCCCTCAAGGTTGAGGTGATCCATGCGGATCGGGCCTTCGGCGTTGAAAAACGCATTTTTTGTCCCGGTTGGCGGCTATCACAGCTATTGATCACCAAATGTCCGGCGCAACGCTTCATACACTTCTTTTTGAACTGAGCGACTTTGCTTGCGAATGCGGGCGATTAGATTTTTAGCGGTCTCGGTCGGCGGCTGAATGTTCGCTCGCGCCTGATTACAAGCCGTGCAGAGTACTCGCAAATTTGACCTATCATTCGTTCCGCCTTGCTCAATCGGAATTTCATGATCAATAACAAGGCGCACTTTTCGTGTCGGGTCGCAAGGGTCTGCATCACCCCCTGTTCTTCCACAGAGTTGGCAGGTAAAACCGTTCCTTTCCAAAATCTCCATGCGAAGCCGGCTGGAGATTCCACGTTCGATAGCCGGAAGTCTTTCGAGACTTACAAGAACGTACTCGCTCGGCTTCAAGTCCATGCTGTCTTTATATGAGTGAATTTGCATTCCTTCTTCGTTTCGCAATTCACGGATGCGGCGCTGATAGTCACGGATTCCGGCAACCTCGCTGATTTGCTGCGTGGTTACGATTTTACCGACGTTTGCCTCAAGAAAAGCCCTGATTTTTGCTCGCGCACCAACTTTTTCTTTAGTCATTCTCAGCAATTTCCTCGCCTTTTATAAATTGATTCAAATTCCGCCGCAGCTTTTCCAAGTCCTTCATTTCACACTGCCATATCACCAAAAGATCCCAACCTGAATTCTTCAGTTCGGCTTGTGCTTTTTTATCTCTTGCCATGTTTTCATCAATTTTTTTATTCCAAAAATCCGCATTGGATTCCGGCCTTGCTGCACGGCGGCAACCTGCGTGACCATGCCAAAAACAACCGTGAATGAAAATAGCTTTGCGGTACTTCGGCAGAACAATGTCTGGTTTGCCAGGTAATTCATTTCGATGGAGCCGAAACCGATAGCCCATCGCGTGCAGCAAACTGCGAACAACTTTCTCAGGTTTCGTATCTCGCCCCTTCACGAGGGACATAATGCGGCTTCGTTCTTGAGGTGTGAAGCGGTCGGGCATGGCTCAAGAACCTCCATAACTTGACGCCTGCGACACAGCAATTCCCTAACACTGCGTGCGACGGCGGCAGCCAAAAGCGGCGGCACGGCATTACCTATTTGCTTGGCAATTTCAATTTTAGAACCGTGAAATACAAAGTCGTCGGGAAAAGATTGCAAACGCGCCGCCTCTCGGTGAGTGATTGGACGATGCTCGCATGGATGGAGATAGCGGCCTTTCTCCGGCTTGAAAAACTCGGTGCGAATCGTGAATGCCGGCTTGTCCCACCACAAGCGCCCGAAAAGGTCTGTACCGCCTGATGTTTTACGAATCCAGCAATCGGGCGTGAGCTCAGGTGCGCGGCGTTGCAAGTCAAAACGGTTCATTCCTTCTTCCGGAATTGCCTTGTACCTTTCCAAACTGTTTGCTGTTGGGGTTCGTCCAAAATGTAAATCATACGGCGGCTCAACTTCACGCATCTCCGTTCCAACCGGCGGCTTTAAGTCTCCGATAGCATCACGCACGGTTCGCCATGCAGGAAGTACTCCGCTTGTGCCCTTTGCGAATAAATCATTTACTTTTTTTTGTTCCTTCGGATTGCGATGCGTAGGAAGCGGCGGAAAAAATTCTTGCGGATCGAAAAAACGACAGCCGAGAATAAAGGCGCGGTGACGAGTTTGCGGAACACCGTAATCTGCGGCGCATAATTTGGCGCAGGCAATTTTAAAACCCATTTCCCGCGCTCGTTCGGCAATGGCCAAGTACTCCGGCGAACCGAGCAATTGCGGTACATTTTCAATCAAAAAAATGTCGGCGCCGGCTCTTTCCACAACCTCTAAAAAAGGCCGCCACATTTCTTTTCGAACATCGTTCTCGCGGTTTTTGTTGAGGAGTGAAAAACCCTGACAAGGCGGACCGCCGATGACGACATCGGCAGAGGGTATTTTCGTGTGCGGGTCGGCAAGCAGCTCCAAAATATCGCCGTGTGTGCAATGCCCGCCAAAATTGGCATTATAAGTTTCAGCCGCATAGGCGTTGAAATCGTTCGCCCAAATCGGTTGGAAGTCGTTGCCGAATTTTTTTGTAAAACCTAAAGTCAGTCCGCCTGCGCCGGCGAACAAATCTATAACCTTGAATTGATCCGAGTCTCGCATTTTTCCCTCTCGTTTGGGCACAGCTTCGCGAATCTGCCAGACTTTCAATTCAATGAAAGCATTGTCGATTAACAAGCGGCAAATGTCGTGAATGGTAACAGGCGGCATGTTTTCACTGTAAAAACACACCGCAATGTTGTCGATCTGGAAACGGAAGACCGACCTCAAGATCACGCCATAACAGCGCCGCCGGAAGCCGCTCCTCTCTCCGCCCCCGACAGATCGAGGGCGGAGCAAAGGCTCAGGCGTTCAGTTTGCGCTTGAGGATTTCATTGACCTGCGCCGGATTGGCCTTGCCGCCGCTCTGCTTCATCACCTGACCGACGAAGAAGCCGAACACCTTGTCCTTGCCGGCACGGTACTGTTCGACCTGCTCCGGGTTGGCGGCGACGATGGCCTCGATCATGGCCTCAATGGCGCCGGTGTCGGTGATCTGCTTGAGACCCTGGGCCTCGATCACGGCATCGGCCTCGCCGCCGCCGTTCCACATGCCCTCGAACACCTGCTTGGCCAGCTTGCCCGAGACCGTGCCGTCCTGGATGCGTGCGATCAGACCGGCCAGGGCGCCGGCCGACACCGGACTGGCGCCGATCTCACATTCGCTCTTGTTGAGCGCCGCCATCAGCTCGCCGCTCACCCAGTTGGCCGCCAGCTTCGGCTCGCCGCACGCACGGGCCACGGTCTCGTAGTAATCGGCCAGCTCGCGACCGGCGGTCAGCAGATCGGCGTCGTACTCCGACAGCCCGTACTCGGACTGGAAGCGCGCGCGCTTGGCGTCCGGGAGTTCCGGCAGATCGGCGGTCGCCTCGGCCAGAAAGGCGTCGTCGATCTCCAGCGGCAGCAGATCCGGATCGGGGAAATAGCGATAGTCGTTGGCCTCCTCCTTGGTGCGCATCGAGCGCGTCTCGTCCTTGACGGCATCGTACAGCCGCGTTTCCTGGACCACGGTGCCGCCGCCCTCGATCAGATCGATCTGGCGCTCGACCTCGAAGGCGATGGCCTTCTCCAGGAAGCGGAAGGAGTTGACGTTCTTGATCTCGGTACGGGTACCGAACTCCTTCCGGCCGACCGGACGCACCGAGACGTTGGCGTCCATGCGGAAGGAGCCTTCCTGCATGTTGCCGTCGCTGATGCCGATGTAGCGCACGATCTGGTGGATCTTCTTGGCATAGGCCACGGCCTCGGCCGGCGAGCGCAGATCCGGCTCGGAGACGATCTCCAGCAGCGGCGTGCCGGCACGGTTCAGATCGATGCCGGTGAAGCCGTGGAAGTCCTCATGCAGCGACTTGCCGGCGTCCTCTTCCAGATGGGCGCGGGTGACGCCGATGGTCTTGACCGTGCCGTCGTCGAGGACGATCTCGACCCGGCCCTTGCCGACGACCGGCAGCTCGTACTGGCTGATCTGGTAGCCCTTGGGCAGGTCGGGATAGAAATAATTCTTGCGCGCGAACACCGAGCGCGGCGCGATCTCGGCGTCGATGGCCTTACCGAAGCGCACCGCGAGGCGCACCGCCTCGACATTGAGCACCGGCAGCACGCCCGGCAGCCCCAGGTCGATGGCGCAGGCCTGGGTGTTGGGTTCGGCGCCGAAGGCGGTCGGCGCGC comes from the Allochromatium tepidum genome and includes:
- a CDS encoding helix-turn-helix domain-containing protein, with the translated sequence MDLTKRIGQRLRSARHEQKLSLADLSARTNSLSKSRISNYEQGIRRMGLEEAHELSVALGTVTPTYLLCLDDRGPLSDRELELIDHFRRTDERGRDTLLKLAQSQPDHAPAEDAESEDA
- a CDS encoding LysR family transcriptional regulator: MTVGSGSQIHYKQNRLKQLRAFCHAARTGSVSAAAEKIFLSQPTVSLQIQALEREFGTVLFERRGPKIKLTPEGDLLFQMAEPLVEGMDKLHEAFATQAGRVDQGVLNIAAGESTILYILPGPIQDFVEQYPGIELKLHNVTGRDGLAMLRADEVDLAVGSMLEIPDDITYRPFVTYQPTLITPLDHPLAGKERVTLEEIAPYGLILPPRHLSTWRMVDLVFKQHNLGYRVTMEAGGWEVIKKYVELGLGISIVTDVCLTGEEKLGRIPIGQYFPRRSYGIVQRRGKFLSPQTKCFIKTLDRAFADRIVEPLPQPQPQTAGDTEWEDALLG
- the tatC gene encoding twin-arginine translocase subunit TatC, whose protein sequence is MSLAMQPDDPGAEQPFISHLVELRDRIIRMLIAVGVMAGVLLPFANQLYAYVAAPLVAQLPAGNTMIATQVASPLLTPLKLALIAAVFLSMPYLLYQLWAFIAPGLYQHEKRLAVPLLVSSILLFYLGMLFAYYLVFPLIFAFFAATTPEGVAMMTDISAYLDFVLTLFLAFGLAFEIPIATILLVAIGLVTPEDLANKRPYVIVGAFVIGMFLTPPDMISQTLLAVPMWMLFELGVLFSKLVLKGRRAEDDTPPAGPPAGAAPKPLPVAPSAGGGAVGRELSPGFDDPDRRHPMTDAEMEAELDLIDAEEAKAAKAAPIPSKSSEMAETSATPTDAVEDKIRRANQLRDLGNDFAARQMLYQVLEEGDAGQRQVARNILSQLDEH
- a CDS encoding phosphoribosyl-ATP diphosphatase, with the translated sequence MTDVLDRLAEVLESRKGADPGSSYVAKLYAKGLDAILKKVGEEATETVMAAKDGVPDKLVYEVADLWFHTLVLLAQQGLGPRQVLDELDRRFGLSGLEEKANRTG
- the hisI gene encoding phosphoribosyl-AMP cyclohydrolase, coding for MTANDAWLDAIAWGPDGLIPAIAQEHGTGSVLMLAWMNREALRLTRETGHAVYWSRSRARLWHKGEESGHQQVVHSIRLDCDADVVLLEVEQKGGIACHTGRHDCFYRALDTTGDWVEIAPVLKDPNAIYSGSGSK
- the hisB gene encoding imidazoleglycerol-phosphate dehydratase HisB, which translates into the protein MSLDTPRRAEVERHTLETRIRVSLNLDGQGRASFATGVPFLEHMLDQVARHGLIDLDIEAVGDRHIDDHHTVEDLGITFGQALAKALGDKKGIRRYGHAYVPLDEALSRVVIDLSGRPGLVYGVTFTRARIGAFDVDLFREFFQGLVNHAGMTLHIDNLRGVNSHHQAETMFKAFGRALRMAIEPDPRMAGITPSTKGAL
- a CDS encoding HNH endonuclease, translated to MTKEKVGARAKIRAFLEANVGKIVTTQQISEVAGIRDYQRRIRELRNEEGMQIHSYKDSMDLKPSEYVLVSLERLPAIERGISSRLRMEILERNGFTCQLCGRTGGDADPCDPTRKVRLVIDHEIPIEQGGTNDRSNLRVLCTACNQARANIQPPTETAKNLIARIRKQSRSVQKEVYEALRRTFGDQ
- a CDS encoding very short patch repair endonuclease, coding for MPDRFTPQERSRIMSLVKGRDTKPEKVVRSLLHAMGYRFRLHRNELPGKPDIVLPKYRKAIFIHGCFWHGHAGCRRAARPESNADFWNKKIDENMARDKKAQAELKNSGWDLLVIWQCEMKDLEKLRRNLNQFIKGEEIAEND
- a CDS encoding DNA cytosine methyltransferase, producing MRSVFRFQIDNIAVCFYSENMPPVTIHDICRLLIDNAFIELKVWQIREAVPKREGKMRDSDQFKVIDLFAGAGGLTLGFTKKFGNDFQPIWANDFNAYAAETYNANFGGHCTHGDILELLADPHTKIPSADVVIGGPPCQGFSLLNKNRENDVRKEMWRPFLEVVERAGADIFLIENVPQLLGSPEYLAIAERAREMGFKIACAKLCAADYGVPQTRHRAFILGCRFFDPQEFFPPLPTHRNPKEQKKVNDLFAKGTSGVLPAWRTVRDAIGDLKPPVGTEMREVEPPYDLHFGRTPTANSLERYKAIPEEGMNRFDLQRRAPELTPDCWIRKTSGGTDLFGRLWWDKPAFTIRTEFFKPEKGRYLHPCEHRPITHREAARLQSFPDDFVFHGSKIEIAKQIGNAVPPLLAAAVARSVRELLCRRRQVMEVLEPCPTASHLKNEAALCPS
- the gatB gene encoding Asp-tRNA(Asn)/Glu-tRNA(Gln) amidotransferase subunit GatB, whose product is MQWETVIGLEIHTQLATQSKIFSGAPTAFGAEPNTQACAIDLGLPGVLPVLNVEAVRLAVRFGKAIDAEIAPRSVFARKNYFYPDLPKGYQISQYELPVVGKGRVEIVLDDGTVKTIGVTRAHLEEDAGKSLHEDFHGFTGIDLNRAGTPLLEIVSEPDLRSPAEAVAYAKKIHQIVRYIGISDGNMQEGSFRMDANVSVRPVGRKEFGTRTEIKNVNSFRFLEKAIAFEVERQIDLIEGGGTVVQETRLYDAVKDETRSMRTKEEANDYRYFPDPDLLPLEIDDAFLAEATADLPELPDAKRARFQSEYGLSEYDADLLTAGRELADYYETVARACGEPKLAANWVSGELMAALNKSECEIGASPVSAGALAGLIARIQDGTVSGKLAKQVFEGMWNGGGEADAVIEAQGLKQITDTGAIEAMIEAIVAANPEQVEQYRAGKDKVFGFFVGQVMKQSGGKANPAQVNEILKRKLNA